One Caldibacillus debilis DSM 16016 genomic region harbors:
- a CDS encoding response regulator transcription factor translates to MYKVLIIEDEDIIRNGLKYSFDWLSLDLIVVGDCRNGEEGLKGIAELHPDIVLLDINMPIKNGIDVLRESEGKYVFSTIIISGYDEFAYAQQAVKYGVTEYLLKPADQEQLMNALEKAKEQVELRKKFEMIKRNIKNPENLNLIKSEILTDNGQTSKYVASAIRYIKENYPKKISMNDLVEPLGMSITFLNKKFREETGYTFNEFLNLYRIQKSIELIKEGKMKITAIALSVGFSDYRYFNKVFKKYTTMLPSEFHDYFQKKNQLGSG, encoded by the coding sequence ATGTATAAAGTTTTGATCATCGAAGATGAAGACATTATTCGCAATGGCTTAAAATATTCTTTTGATTGGTTGAGCTTGGATTTAATCGTGGTTGGCGATTGCCGGAATGGAGAAGAAGGTTTGAAAGGGATTGCTGAACTTCATCCGGATATCGTACTATTGGATATCAATATGCCCATTAAGAATGGAATCGATGTTTTACGTGAGAGCGAAGGGAAATATGTTTTCAGTACGATTATCATTTCCGGCTATGATGAATTCGCTTATGCGCAACAGGCTGTGAAGTACGGAGTTACGGAATATCTCTTAAAACCGGCAGACCAGGAACAACTAATGAATGCCCTGGAAAAGGCGAAGGAACAGGTAGAATTGAGGAAGAAATTTGAAATGATAAAAAGAAACATTAAGAATCCGGAAAATCTCAACCTCATAAAAAGTGAAATATTAACCGATAATGGGCAAACATCGAAGTATGTCGCCTCAGCCATCCGGTATATCAAAGAAAATTATCCCAAAAAGATCAGCATGAATGATTTGGTGGAACCTTTGGGTATGAGCATTACTTTTTTAAATAAAAAATTCCGGGAAGAAACCGGATATACATTCAATGAGTTTCTGAACCTCTACCGCATACAAAAATCAATTGAATTGATTAAAGAGGGAAAAATGAAGATTACAGCGATCGCATTGAGTGTCGGCTTTAGCGACTACCGTTATTTTAATAAGGTTTTCAAGAAATATACAACGATGCTTCCAAGTGAATTCCACGACTATTTCCAAAAGAAAAACCAGCTTGGAAGTGGATGA